Genomic DNA from Paenibacillus donghaensis:
GCTGTCCTTAGTACGAGAGGACCGGGATGGACGTACCGCTGGTGCACCAGTTGTTCCGCCAGGAGCATGGCTGGGTAGCTACGTACGGACGGGATAAGCGCTGAAAGCATCTAAGCGTGAAGCCCCCCTCAAGATGAGATTTCCCAATTAGTAAGACCCCTTGAAGACGACGAGGTAGATAGGTTGGAGGTGGAAGTGCAGCAATGCATGGAGCTGACCAATACTAATCGGTCGAGGGCTTATCCACAATCTTAAAACGCAGATTTGTTTCGGATTCAGTTTTCAGGCGATTAAGCCTGAAAGATTTTAAGCTGCATGTCTTTTCTGTAGTCGGTTATTTTCCTGAAGGAATTCGGGGGAGTAGCACGAGCGGAAAAAACCCGTTTGGTGGCGATAGCGGAGGGGTTCCACGCGTACCCATCCCGAACACGACCGTTAAGCCCTCCAGCGCCGATGGTACTTGGACCGAAGGGTCCTGGGAGAGTAGGACGCCGCCAAGCACATGAAGACCACTGTTGATTATCAACGGTGGTTTTTTTGTTATATTTGGAAAGTTTGCGGCACAATAATGCAGATGATTTAGTTAATAATTAGTTGGACCAACTCAATTTTAGTGTATTCTGTAGTACGAGCAAATAGATGCGAAGCTGGTTACTACTTAGGTCCAGTGAGGAATGATAGGGAAATTCTACCGCTAGTTGGATGAAAGCTGGGGGGTGAATCCGCTCCGAAAAGCCCTGGATAGACAAATTAGTGGTAACTTTTCCCTATAGGCAACGAGAATCGCACAAAAGTCAGCAGTTAACGGTAGTTTTTCCCCATAGCATCTCTGTTTCCCTACTCCGAAGCTCAAACCTACTGGAAGAAGGCTGGAGTCCTAAGTAGTAACCGAAGCTGCAACTAATTTCAGCTAAAATCTCTATCAGGGTGTGATTAATTGCGATATTGCAACTAATTTCCGGTAAATCAAGTCTTATACGCTCAAACGCCGGAATTAAGTGCCTTATTGGTTACTACTTAGGACCCTGCGAGGATATAGAAGGTTTACTTGCGAAGGTTAGGGGAACGCACTACCGTAATCCAAACCCTCCCCTACCCGGAACTTCAGGTAACCTACATCCTAACGGACCGTATGAGCGTGTCGATTCATTGTGGACAACTGTAAACTTGGTTCTCTCAAATCGATTTTTGTGTTGGAAAGCGAAAATTTCCATCAGAAAATGGATCTGAGCGTCTCTGAGAGGAGATTTTTGGGTTGCTCAACTGCATTTTTGATTTATCCACAATGAATCGACAGCCTCCCTGAGTCCGTTAATAGTCTGAAAGGTAATCGCTGGTTACGGGCGACAGCCTTCCTTTGTTATGCTTACCCTCCTTGTCTCGCGGTGTGGTATGACTGGCTCGGACGAGTAACACATGGAACACAAGGGGGCTCTAAGTAGTAACCACTTTCACAACTAATTCCAGGCAAGCAGCGAGCCAGCAGTTGATTAAGGGCAAATAAGTAAGGATTATTCCGCTCCTAAACCTTAATAATGGTTTGAACAGGAAACTTTCACTGAACGGAGTTTTTTAATGCTCCCTTATTAACTACAGTTTCTTCTATAATAATGTCCTCTGGATACGGACTTCAGTCCAAGAATTCGCTTACGCACAGAACGTTCTCCCAAACCCTGCTAAGAACGTGTAATGTTCTTGACAGTCCAAAAGCCCTTTGCTAAGATGGCAATAATATATTTTTGGGCAAGCTTTTTAAACCTGATGTAGAGAGTTCGGTATAGGGCTTTCCAGGTCTAAGTATATGTCTGTCGTGAATGGACTTGAATTGAAAACCAAGGAGGAATGGCCCAGGTGTGGGAAGATAAGTTTGGTAAAGAGGGATTAACCTTTGATGATGTGCTGCTGGTACCGCGTAAATCGGAGGTATTGCCCAAGGAAGTGGATCTGTCCACGGTACTTAGCAAGAATGTGAAGCTCAATATTCCGCTGATGAGCGCCAGCATGGACACGGTGACTGAAGCCGCCATGGCGATCGCCATCGCCCGTGAGGGTGGCATCGGCATTATCCATAAGAATATGTCTATCGAGCAACAGGCAGAGGAAGTAGACCGCGTGAAACGCTCGGAGAGCGGAGTTATCACTAATCCTTTTTCGCTTACCGCTGAACATTGGGTCTCCGACGCTGAGCATTTAATGGGCAAATACCGGATTTCCGGAGTTCCCATTGTGGATGAGAACAACAAGCTGGTCGGTATCCTTACGAACCGTGACTTGCGCTTTATCCATGACTATAACATTCAGATTAAAGAAGTAATGACACATGAGAATCTGGTTACCGCTGCGGTGGGCACGACCCTCCAGGAAGCCGAAGGGATTCTGCAGCGTCACAAGATTGAGAAGCTGCCACTCGTGGACGAGAACAATATTCTCAAGGGTCTCATTACTATTAAAGATATCGAGAAAGCGATCCAATTCCCCAACGGAGCCAAAGATGCTCAAGGACGCCTGCTTGTAGGTGCAGCGATCGGGATCTCGAAGGATACTTTTGAACGTACGGAAGCTCTGGTCAAGGCCGGTGTGGACCTGATCAGTGTAGATTCGGCTCACGGTCACCATATTAATATTATAGATGCGGTAAGAGAGCTGCGCAGACTGTATCCGGACCTTACTATTGTGGCTGGCAACGTAGCTACAGGTGAAGCTACCCGTGAGCTGATTGAAGCAGGAGCCTCTGTGATCAAAGTGGGCATTGGCCCGGGATCGATCTGTACCACTCGTGTTATCGCCGGGATTGGAGTACCGCAGGTTACGGCGATCTATGACTGTGCTTCAGTTGCCCGGGAATACGGAATCCCTGTTATCGCTGATGGAGGCATCAAATACTCCGGTGAGATCACCAAGGCGATTGCCGCCGGAGCCCACGCAGTAATGATGGGCAGCCTGTTCGCAGGCACTGAAGAGAGTCCTGGGGAGTCCGAGATTTATCAGGGGCGCAGGTTCAAGGTATACCGCGGCATGGGCAGTATGAGCGCAATGAAGCAAGGCAGCAAGGACCGTTATTTCCAGGATGATGACAAGAAGCTTGTACCTGAAGGAATCGAAGGCCGTGTTGCCTTCAAGGGGCCGCTGTCGGATACTGTACATCAATTGATTGGTGGTCTACGCTCGGGTATGGGCTATTGTGGTTCCAAGAACCTGGATGCACTGCGTAACGAGACTGCATTTATCCGCATCACAGGTGCAGGCCTGCGCGAGAGCCATCCGCATGACGTACAGATTACCAAAGAAGCACCTAACTATTCGCTGTAATGAGCATTTAAATGATTTTGGAGACAGACTGGACTTATTTCGTTCAGTCTGTCTTTTTTTGCTGTACCCCCTGTGTTAGAATAGAACAAGCATTGATTTGAGTTCTAAAGGAGAGTAGTAATCATTGAAGCACAAGCGACAATTTAATGGTAAACAATTTGTGATCAAGACAGCGACTGTAGGTCTGCTTTTAAATATGCTAGTAGCACCAACTCATTCGGCAATAGCGGAGAAAGCCCCGGCAGCAACGGAAGCGCCCGCTGCGACTGGCACCAAGCAAGCGGCTACGCCTGCGGTCAAGATTCCTACGGTACAATCATTGGAACTGGATTTAGGCTCGGCGGTAGTGCTTGAGCCTACAACAGGTGAAGTGCTGCTGGCTGTGAATGCGGATAAGCCGCTTCCTCCGGCAAGCATGACCAAGATGATGACAGAATATCTTGTAGCGGATGCGGTCAAGAATGGCCAGCTTACCTGGGAGCAGAAGGTAGTTGTGCGGGAGAACGCTTCGAAGCAAATCGGATCCCGTATTTTTTTGGCACAAGGTGACGAACATACGGTTGAGGAACTTTACATAGCGATGGCTGTTGGCTCTGCCAATGATGCGACGGTAGCGCTGGCTGAGCTTGTCTCGGGATCGGAGCAGGAGTTTGTAGCCCTAATGAACAAAACTGCGGAGAAAATGGGCATGAAGACGGCTCACTTCATTAACTCGACAGGACTTAACCGTGATGACATGCCAAGCAAGTTCCGTCCGGCTGAAAAGGGCGAAACCTTGATGTCTGCGATGGATGCAGCATTGCTTGCCAAGTATATTGTCACTGATCATCCGGATTTCACCAGATTCACCAAGATTCAGTCCTATCAGTTCCGTGAACGCGATGACAAACCGATGGTGAACCTGAACTGGATGCTGGAGAGCAACAAGAGCATTGCCAATTTCAAAGCCTATGCCTATCCCGGTCTCGATGGACTGAAGACAGGCCATACTAGTGATGCAGGCAACTGCTTCACAGGTACGGCTGTGCGTGATGGTATGCGGCTGATCAGCGTAGTCATGGGAGCCAACTCAGAGGCGCACCGTTTCACTGAAACGAAGAAAGTGCTTGATTTCGGCTTTAACAACTTTGAGATCAAGCAGGTGGTAGCGCCTAAGGCTGTTATCGCGGGTAATGAGACACTCCCGGTACTGAAAGGCAAGAAGGAAGAGGTATCCGTTGTTACCGATGACGGCGTAACTTTTGTAGTCCCTAAGGGGACAGTATCGCCGCAAATCACAACTAAACTTGTAGCTAACGATCCAGCCACGATGGTTGCACCGATTGCTCAAGCCTCCAAGGTCGGGAAGGTAACCTATTCCTACAAAGGTGAAGGAATGTCCCAAACGCAGCAGAAGACGGTTAACCTGATTACTGCAGAAGAAGCAGAGAAGGCAGGCTGGTTCAAGCTGCTGCTTAGAGCGATAGGTGATTTTTTCGGTGATTTGTTCACTGGAATCAAGAACCTGTTCTAACTGCTGCCTATTCTTCTTAAGTACAGTGATATAAGTTGAACTTAAGAATGTTACGCTGCTTCATTCTTAAGTTCACGTTCTATAATACCAAGTAAATGGATTGTATATTTAACCGCCTTGCGGTAAAATTACAAGTTAGATTAATCAGATTAACCCGGGAGGCTTGGATATGGAAACTGGAACATCACGAGTCAAAAGAGGCATGGCAGAAATGCAAAAAGGCGGCGTCATTATGGACGTCATGAATGCAGAGCAGGCAAAAATTGCCGAAGCTGCGGGAGCAGTAGCTGTAATGGCTCTGGAACGTGTACCTTCCGATATCCGCGCTGCCGGCGGTGTGGCAAGAATGGCGGATCCTACTATAGTGGAAGAAGTTATCAAGGTAGTAAGCATTCCTGTTATGGCCAAAGCTCGCATCGGGCATTACGTGGAAGCCAAGGTTCTGGAGTCGCTGGGTGTGGATTATCTGGACGAGAGTGAAGTTCTAACGCCTGCGGATGAGGTATTTCATATCAACAAACATGAATTCACTGTACCATTCGTATGTGGAGCTAAGGATCTGGGGGAAGCGCTGCGCCGTATCAATGAAGGTGCATCCATGATCCGCACGAAGGGCGAACCGGGAACCGGCAACATTGTAGAAGCTGTACGCCATATGCGCTTCATCAATAGCCAGATTCGCAAGGTGACCAATCTGTCGAAGGACGAGCTGTACCATGAAGCGAAGAACCTGGGCGTATCTTACGAACTGCTGCTGGAAGTGCATGAGCTGGGCAAGCTGCCGGTAGTCAACTTTGCTGCAGGTGGAGTAGCTACTCCGGCTGATGCGGCTCTGATGATGCATTTGGGAGCGGATGGCGTATTCGTCGGCTCAGGGATTTTTAAATCGGACAACCCTGAGAAGTTCGCGCGCGCGATTGTAGAAGCAACCACGCATTTCACAGATTATAAACTGATCGCAGAAGTATCCAAGAACCTGGGCACACCGATGAAGGGAATTGACATTGCAACTCTGACTCCGGCTGAGCGTATGTCGGAGCGTGGCCGTTAACAGAGAGAAGGACTCATGATGAGAATTGGAGTGCTGGCGCTGCAGGGCGCGGTTACAGAGCATATTGTCAGTATAGAGAAGACCGGGGCAGTAGGTGTGGCCATCAAGCGTGTAGAGCAGCTGGAGGATGTGCAAGGGCTGATTATCCCGGGGGGCGAGAGCACAACGATTGGCAAGCTGATGCGCAAATATGGCTTCATCGAAGCCATTCGTAATTTTTCGGATCAGAATAAGCCGATTTTTGGTACCTGTGCCGGAATGATTGTACTGGCAAAGGTAATTTCCGGCGGTGAGCAGGGGCATTTGGAGCTGATGGATATTACCGTGGCCCGGAATGCCTTTGGACGCCAACGGGAAAGCTTTGAATGTGATCTGGAAGTTAAAGGAATTTCAGCGCCGGTGCGTGCTGTATTTATTCGTGCACCCCTGATTGAAATGGTAGGACCGGGGGTGGAAGTGCTGACCGTCTATAAGGATGAGATTGTAACAGCACGTCAAGGTCACCTGCTCGCCGCTTCTTTTCACCCGGAATTGACAGATGACTACAGGCTTCATCAATATTTCGCTGATATGGTAATGGCCAGTATGGCAACAGAGCAATAGAACTGCATATAAGAACATCCTGACTCTTTCAAAGCTGCAAACAGCATTTTGAAAGAGTTTGGGCTGTTTTCAGGGGGGAAACTTTGTGCTAGATGTAAAAGTATTACGAAATGAGTATAGCCGGGTAGAAGAAGCTCTGCAGAAGCGCGGTAAATCGCAGGAGCTGATCTCGGGCTTCCCGCTGCTGGATTCGCGCCGCCGTGAATTGCTGCAGGAGACGGAAGGGCTCAAGAACCACCGCAACATTGTATCAGGCGATGTTGCCAAGAAGAAGAAGAACGGTGAGCCGGCGGATGATCTGATTGCGGAGATGCGCACGGTATCTGATCGTATCAAGGAACTGGATGATGAGGTTCGCGGATTGGAAGTTCAAATTGACGAGCTGACGATGAGCATTCCTAATATTCCACATGATTCTGTACCCGCAGGCAAGTCAGAAGAAGACAATGTGGAGATCAGACGCTGGTCGCAGCCGAGAGAATTCGGATTTACACCGAAATCGCATTGGGAGCTTGCGCAGCAGTTGGATATCATTGACTTTGAAGCCGCTGCCAAGGTTACTGGATCACGGTTTGCTTTCTATAAGGGAATGGGTGCGCGTCTGGAACGGGCGCTGATTAACTTTATGATGGATCTTCACAGTGGTGAACACAACTATGAAGAGATGCTGCCTCCTTATATCGTGAATAAGGATAGCTTATACGGCACGGGACAGCTTCCGAAGTTCGAGGAGGATCTGTTTAAGCTGCGTGATACGGAATATTACCTGATTCCGACGGCTGAAGTACCGGTAACGAACTATTATCGTGAAGAAATTCTGACAGCGGCTGATCTCCCTAAATACCATGTGGCCTACAGCTCCTGTTTCCGTTCGGAGGCAGGATCTGCAGGCCGGGATACACGGGGCTTGATCCGCCAGCATCAGTTCAATAAGGTAGAGCTGGTGAAGATTACTTCGCCTGAATCCTCTTACGAGGAGCTTGAGAAGATGACTGCGGACGCAGAACGTGTCCTGCAGCTGCTGGAGCTGCCCTACCGGGTTCTGGGGCTCTGTACGGGTGATATGGGCTTCACTGCGGCGAAGACCTATGACCTGGAGGTATGGCTGCCGGAGAGCGGTATGTATCGCGAGATTTCCTCTTGCTCGAATACCGAAGACTTTCAGGCGCGCCGCGCCAACATCCGCTTCCGCAAGGAACCGAAGGCCAAGCCTGAATTCGTGCATACGCTGAATGGATCTGC
This window encodes:
- the guaB gene encoding IMP dehydrogenase, producing the protein MWEDKFGKEGLTFDDVLLVPRKSEVLPKEVDLSTVLSKNVKLNIPLMSASMDTVTEAAMAIAIAREGGIGIIHKNMSIEQQAEEVDRVKRSESGVITNPFSLTAEHWVSDAEHLMGKYRISGVPIVDENNKLVGILTNRDLRFIHDYNIQIKEVMTHENLVTAAVGTTLQEAEGILQRHKIEKLPLVDENNILKGLITIKDIEKAIQFPNGAKDAQGRLLVGAAIGISKDTFERTEALVKAGVDLISVDSAHGHHINIIDAVRELRRLYPDLTIVAGNVATGEATRELIEAGASVIKVGIGPGSICTTRVIAGIGVPQVTAIYDCASVAREYGIPVIADGGIKYSGEITKAIAAGAHAVMMGSLFAGTEESPGESEIYQGRRFKVYRGMGSMSAMKQGSKDRYFQDDDKKLVPEGIEGRVAFKGPLSDTVHQLIGGLRSGMGYCGSKNLDALRNETAFIRITGAGLRESHPHDVQITKEAPNYSL
- a CDS encoding D-alanyl-D-alanine carboxypeptidase family protein; its protein translation is MKHKRQFNGKQFVIKTATVGLLLNMLVAPTHSAIAEKAPAATEAPAATGTKQAATPAVKIPTVQSLELDLGSAVVLEPTTGEVLLAVNADKPLPPASMTKMMTEYLVADAVKNGQLTWEQKVVVRENASKQIGSRIFLAQGDEHTVEELYIAMAVGSANDATVALAELVSGSEQEFVALMNKTAEKMGMKTAHFINSTGLNRDDMPSKFRPAEKGETLMSAMDAALLAKYIVTDHPDFTRFTKIQSYQFRERDDKPMVNLNWMLESNKSIANFKAYAYPGLDGLKTGHTSDAGNCFTGTAVRDGMRLISVVMGANSEAHRFTETKKVLDFGFNNFEIKQVVAPKAVIAGNETLPVLKGKKEEVSVVTDDGVTFVVPKGTVSPQITTKLVANDPATMVAPIAQASKVGKVTYSYKGEGMSQTQQKTVNLITAEEAEKAGWFKLLLRAIGDFFGDLFTGIKNLF
- the pdxS gene encoding pyridoxal 5'-phosphate synthase lyase subunit PdxS gives rise to the protein METGTSRVKRGMAEMQKGGVIMDVMNAEQAKIAEAAGAVAVMALERVPSDIRAAGGVARMADPTIVEEVIKVVSIPVMAKARIGHYVEAKVLESLGVDYLDESEVLTPADEVFHINKHEFTVPFVCGAKDLGEALRRINEGASMIRTKGEPGTGNIVEAVRHMRFINSQIRKVTNLSKDELYHEAKNLGVSYELLLEVHELGKLPVVNFAAGGVATPADAALMMHLGADGVFVGSGIFKSDNPEKFARAIVEATTHFTDYKLIAEVSKNLGTPMKGIDIATLTPAERMSERGR
- the pdxT gene encoding pyridoxal 5'-phosphate synthase glutaminase subunit PdxT, with the protein product MRIGVLALQGAVTEHIVSIEKTGAVGVAIKRVEQLEDVQGLIIPGGESTTIGKLMRKYGFIEAIRNFSDQNKPIFGTCAGMIVLAKVISGGEQGHLELMDITVARNAFGRQRESFECDLEVKGISAPVRAVFIRAPLIEMVGPGVEVLTVYKDEIVTARQGHLLAASFHPELTDDYRLHQYFADMVMASMATEQ
- the serS gene encoding serine--tRNA ligase; translation: MLDVKVLRNEYSRVEEALQKRGKSQELISGFPLLDSRRRELLQETEGLKNHRNIVSGDVAKKKKNGEPADDLIAEMRTVSDRIKELDDEVRGLEVQIDELTMSIPNIPHDSVPAGKSEEDNVEIRRWSQPREFGFTPKSHWELAQQLDIIDFEAAAKVTGSRFAFYKGMGARLERALINFMMDLHSGEHNYEEMLPPYIVNKDSLYGTGQLPKFEEDLFKLRDTEYYLIPTAEVPVTNYYREEILTAADLPKYHVAYSSCFRSEAGSAGRDTRGLIRQHQFNKVELVKITSPESSYEELEKMTADAERVLQLLELPYRVLGLCTGDMGFTAAKTYDLEVWLPESGMYREISSCSNTEDFQARRANIRFRKEPKAKPEFVHTLNGSALAVGRTVAAILENYQQEDGSIKIPECLQPYMRNAAIIQPKASS